In Sphingomonas psychrotolerans, the following proteins share a genomic window:
- a CDS encoding cation:proton antiporter produces the protein MSDLLDNAWFALTDVLNPHGPAVNAVKSYSPADFSVHFFLQLAVIILACRVVGWLGQKLFRQPQVVGEMIAGVVLGPSLLGLFFPELQNAIFPKETRNVLYVGAQLGVGLYMFMVGLTLRLDHFQSKAKSAAAVSAAGIAAPFALAALITPFLLTVPGLFAPGISQGNATLFMGACIALTAFPMLARIINERGLANSSLGTLTLTAGAFDDAASWCVLALVLATFGAGPGVAVIAIGGAVLYTGFMILFGRKLLAPLGRAVEARGEMSSQMLAITMLLFCLSAFLMDAIGIHAIFGGFLIGVCMPRGLFVEELKRKVEPLAVVLLLPMFFTYSGLNTRLDMVNSVSLLLIALGVLAVSVLAKFGACWAAARLSGEDNRTALGIGALMNSRGLMELIIINIGLQKGIIGPTLFSMLVLMAIVTTVMATPLFEAVYGKKARETGELDQVDGRLASA, from the coding sequence ATGTCTGATTTGCTCGACAATGCCTGGTTCGCGTTGACCGACGTGCTCAATCCGCACGGACCGGCAGTGAATGCCGTCAAAAGCTATTCGCCCGCGGATTTCAGCGTCCATTTCTTCCTGCAGCTCGCAGTGATCATCCTCGCCTGCCGCGTCGTCGGCTGGCTCGGGCAGAAATTGTTCCGCCAGCCGCAGGTCGTCGGCGAGATGATCGCCGGCGTGGTGCTCGGGCCGTCGCTGCTCGGGCTGTTCTTCCCCGAGCTGCAGAATGCGATCTTCCCCAAGGAGACCCGCAACGTGCTCTATGTCGGCGCGCAATTGGGCGTGGGGCTCTACATGTTCATGGTCGGGCTGACGCTGCGGCTCGATCACTTCCAGTCCAAAGCGAAGAGCGCGGCGGCGGTGTCGGCGGCGGGGATCGCGGCGCCGTTCGCGCTGGCGGCGCTGATCACTCCGTTCCTGTTGACCGTGCCGGGGCTGTTCGCGCCGGGGATCAGCCAGGGCAACGCGACTCTGTTCATGGGTGCCTGCATCGCGCTGACTGCCTTCCCGATGCTCGCCCGGATCATCAACGAGCGTGGGCTCGCCAATTCGTCGCTCGGCACGCTGACGCTCACCGCCGGAGCCTTTGACGACGCGGCGTCGTGGTGCGTGCTGGCACTGGTGCTCGCGACCTTCGGGGCGGGGCCGGGCGTGGCGGTGATCGCGATCGGCGGGGCGGTGCTCTATACCGGGTTCATGATCCTGTTCGGGCGCAAACTGCTCGCCCCGCTGGGCCGCGCGGTCGAGGCGCGGGGCGAGATGAGCAGCCAGATGCTCGCGATCACCATGCTGCTGTTCTGCCTCTCGGCCTTCCTGATGGACGCGATCGGGATCCACGCGATCTTCGGCGGCTTCCTGATCGGCGTTTGCATGCCGCGTGGGCTGTTTGTCGAGGAGCTCAAACGCAAGGTCGAGCCGCTCGCGGTGGTCCTCCTCCTGCCGATGTTCTTCACCTATTCGGGACTCAACACCCGGCTGGACATGGTCAATTCGGTGTCGCTCCTCCTCATCGCCCTCGGCGTGCTCGCGGTCTCTGTCCTCGCCAAGTTCGGCGCGTGCTGGGCGGCGGCGCGGCTTTCGGGCGAGGACAACCGCACCGCGCTCGGCATCGGCGCGCTGATGAACTCGCGCGGGCTGATGGAGCTGATCATCATCAACATCGGCCTCCAGAAGGGGATCATCGGCCCCACCTTGTTCTCGATGCTGGTGCTGATGGCGATCGTCACCACCGTGATGGCCACGCCGTTGTTCGAAGCGGTCTACGGCAAGAAGGCCCGCGAGACCGGCGAGCTCGACCAGGTCGACGGACGGCTGGCGTCCGCCTGA
- a CDS encoding DUF488 domain-containing protein has protein sequence MKIFTIGYEATTMAEFIAALHKAGVERVIDVRAVPLSRRPGFSKNILAASLKDAGIDYVLLKNLGTPKPGRDAAKKGDVATLEAVYEVQLGLPEAQAEAAKMRALAAEKPSALLCFERNPEHCHRTLLLEAEGEGAEVVDLFP, from the coding sequence ATGAAGATCTTCACCATCGGCTATGAAGCGACCACGATGGCCGAGTTCATCGCGGCGCTGCACAAGGCGGGTGTCGAGCGGGTGATCGATGTGCGTGCCGTTCCGCTGTCGCGGCGGCCGGGCTTCTCGAAGAACATCCTTGCGGCCAGCCTCAAGGATGCCGGGATCGACTATGTCCTGCTGAAGAATCTCGGCACGCCCAAGCCCGGGCGCGACGCGGCCAAGAAAGGCGATGTCGCAACCCTGGAGGCGGTGTACGAGGTGCAGCTCGGACTGCCCGAAGCGCAGGCCGAGGCGGCGAAGATGCGTGCGCTCGCCGCCGAGAAGCCGAGCGCCTTGCTGTGCTTCGAGCGCAATCCCGAACATTGCCACCGCACCTTGCTGCTTGAAGCCGAGGGCGAAGGCGCCGAGGTCGTGGACCTGTTTCCCTAA
- a CDS encoding VOC family protein: MIDHVGFAISDLAKSSAFYAAALAPLGIAELMRVTPEQTGAGTAIGYGKDGKPFFWIGDEERVGAGTHIAFAVDSRAEVDAFYAAALAAGGTDNGGPGIRAHYHPNYYAAFVRDPDGQNIEAVCHRPE, translated from the coding sequence ATGATCGACCATGTCGGCTTCGCCATTTCAGACCTCGCCAAATCGAGCGCCTTCTATGCCGCCGCACTCGCTCCGCTCGGCATTGCCGAGCTGATGCGCGTCACTCCCGAACAGACCGGGGCGGGCACTGCGATCGGCTATGGCAAGGACGGCAAACCCTTTTTCTGGATAGGTGACGAAGAGCGAGTCGGGGCTGGCACCCATATCGCTTTCGCAGTCGACAGCCGGGCCGAGGTTGACGCCTTCTACGCCGCTGCGCTGGCCGCCGGCGGCACCGACAATGGCGGCCCGGGCATCCGCGCGCATTATCATCCGAATTACTACGCCGCTTTCGTGCGCGATCCCGACGGGCAGAATATCGAAGCGGTTTGCCACCGCCCCGAATAG
- a CDS encoding pseudouridine synthase codes for MSPSKPPETQRIAKLLARAGIASRREIERMIAEGRIALDGVVLDTPATLLTSLDGVTVDGDSVAAPAPARLFRYHKPAGLLTTEHDPAGRPIIYDRLPEGLPRVMPVGRLDLSTEGLLLLTTDGELKRALELPATGVERSYRARAYGQISQPQLEELMLGVEIEGVRYGPINANIERRTGANVWIEMTLTEGKNREVRRVLEYLGLEVNRLIRTRYGPFWLGDLPPGDVDEVRQNDLITFRTVLTNPGGGKAASNLQFAVRARVAEPAPKPQPVIEPDRRLRRAPAKAAPAPAEPNGPRFTPRATPPAREERRPTGGAGRDAGSKTFGRSDRESRFKPGTKPAGRDERPTRADTPSREERRPTGTAGRDAGGKAFGRSERPVRSEARPTGSDSRFKPGARAPARVERPVRDDARPPAKEARFTPRGTPPAHAGRPPREEARQVDKPARAARAKAHRDQQDPRAGEIVDRPRAGRPSKGPAGGRGKPARPARPPRTRK; via the coding sequence GTGTCCCCATCCAAGCCCCCCGAAACCCAGCGCATCGCGAAGCTGCTGGCCCGTGCCGGAATCGCGTCGCGCCGCGAGATCGAACGGATGATCGCCGAAGGGCGCATCGCGCTCGACGGTGTCGTCCTCGATACCCCCGCGACGTTGCTCACCTCGCTCGACGGCGTCACCGTCGACGGCGATTCGGTTGCCGCGCCCGCCCCGGCGCGGCTGTTCCGCTATCACAAGCCCGCCGGCCTGCTCACCACCGAGCACGATCCCGCCGGCCGCCCGATCATCTACGATCGGCTGCCGGAGGGCCTGCCGCGCGTAATGCCGGTCGGCCGGCTCGACCTGAGCACCGAGGGGCTGCTGCTCCTCACCACCGACGGCGAGCTCAAACGCGCGCTCGAGCTTCCCGCCACCGGCGTGGAGCGCAGCTATCGCGCCCGCGCCTACGGCCAGATCAGCCAGCCCCAGCTCGAGGAGCTGATGCTCGGCGTCGAGATCGAAGGCGTGCGCTACGGCCCGATCAACGCCAATATCGAACGCCGCACCGGTGCGAACGTCTGGATCGAAATGACGTTGACCGAGGGAAAAAACCGCGAGGTCCGCCGCGTGCTCGAATATCTCGGACTCGAAGTGAACCGGCTGATCCGCACGCGTTACGGCCCCTTCTGGCTCGGCGACTTGCCCCCCGGCGATGTCGACGAGGTCCGCCAGAACGATCTGATCACCTTCCGCACCGTGCTGACGAATCCCGGCGGCGGCAAGGCGGCGTCAAATCTGCAATTCGCAGTGCGCGCGCGCGTCGCCGAGCCGGCGCCCAAACCGCAACCGGTGATCGAACCCGATCGCCGCCTCCGCCGAGCGCCGGCAAAGGCCGCGCCCGCGCCTGCCGAGCCGAACGGCCCGCGCTTCACCCCCCGCGCCACGCCCCCGGCGCGCGAAGAGCGGCGCCCGACAGGCGGTGCCGGCCGCGACGCAGGTAGCAAAACCTTCGGCCGCAGCGATCGCGAATCCCGTTTCAAGCCCGGCACGAAGCCGGCAGGCCGTGACGAACGTCCCACGCGCGCTGACACGCCGTCGCGCGAGGAGCGCCGTCCGACGGGCACCGCGGGCCGCGACGCCGGCGGCAAAGCCTTTGGTCGCAGCGAGCGTCCGGTGCGCAGCGAAGCCCGCCCGACCGGCAGCGACTCCCGTTTCAAGCCCGGCGCCAGGGCGCCGGCCCGTGTCGAACGCCCCGTGCGCGACGACGCCCGCCCCCCGGCGAAGGAAGCGCGCTTCACGCCGCGTGGCACGCCGCCGGCCCATGCCGGGCGTCCGCCGCGTGAGGAGGCACGCCAGGTCGACAAGCCCGCGCGCGCAGCGCGCGCCAAGGCGCATCGCGACCAGCAGGACCCGCGCGCCGGCGAAATCGTCGATCGGCCTCGCGCCGGTCGCCCAAGCAAAGGGCCGGCCGGCGGTCGCGGGAAGCCCGCCCGGCCTGCGCGCCCGCCGCGGACGCGGAAATAA
- a CDS encoding tryptophan halogenase family protein yields MAEKREVLVVGGGTAGWITAAYLARFFEGRVGVTLLESPEIGIIGVGEGAFPTIRNTLKFLGIDESHFIRAASATFKQGIRFDDWLHAPASDGTRHHYLHPFEAPFQAEASGLVPYWLLQDEATRAPFAEAVTIQNRVAEAQRAPKRSGEGDYAGPLNYAYHFDAARLAEVIAARAVELGVRHLAGRLTHVELAEDGSVAGVVTDAHGALAADLYIDCSGFRAELIGNALGVPLKSVKHLLFTDRALACKIPYDRPDAPIASFTIATAHAAGWTWDIGLQGARGIGCVWSSAHMSDEDAAAVLRDYVGHDAFAARMIPFEPGYREAQWVKNCVAVGLSGGFLEPLESTGVVLIEAAVAMIAELFPLGGPADAPAARFNQLIAARYESIINFLKLHYCLSRRSEPFWRDNADPASIPPALQALLGEWRRRPPSRFDFLLDLESFAFFNYQYILYGMEFRTDLSGSRGDFPAMAAAEKLFARIRGFGERATADLPSHRTLIRQINEGLSLAG; encoded by the coding sequence ATGGCGGAGAAGCGCGAAGTTCTGGTGGTGGGCGGCGGCACGGCCGGGTGGATCACGGCCGCCTATCTTGCGCGCTTCTTCGAGGGGCGAGTCGGCGTGACATTGCTCGAATCGCCCGAGATCGGCATCATCGGCGTCGGCGAGGGCGCCTTCCCGACGATCCGGAACACGCTCAAATTCCTCGGGATCGACGAGAGCCATTTCATCCGCGCCGCGTCGGCCACTTTCAAGCAGGGCATCCGCTTCGACGACTGGCTCCACGCCCCCGCGTCCGACGGCACCCGCCATCATTATCTCCATCCCTTCGAGGCGCCGTTTCAGGCCGAAGCGAGCGGGCTCGTTCCCTATTGGCTGCTCCAGGATGAGGCCACTCGCGCGCCCTTCGCGGAGGCAGTGACGATCCAGAACCGCGTCGCCGAGGCGCAGCGCGCACCCAAGCGATCCGGCGAAGGCGACTATGCCGGCCCGCTCAATTACGCCTATCATTTCGATGCGGCGCGGCTCGCCGAAGTGATCGCCGCGCGCGCCGTCGAACTCGGGGTGCGGCATCTGGCGGGGCGGCTCACGCACGTAGAGCTGGCAGAGGATGGCAGCGTCGCCGGGGTGGTCACCGACGCGCACGGCGCACTCGCCGCCGACCTCTATATCGATTGTTCGGGCTTCCGCGCAGAGCTGATCGGCAACGCTCTGGGGGTACCGCTCAAATCGGTGAAGCACCTCTTGTTCACCGATCGCGCGCTCGCCTGCAAGATCCCCTATGACCGCCCCGACGCGCCGATCGCGAGTTTCACCATCGCTACCGCGCATGCCGCGGGCTGGACGTGGGATATCGGATTGCAGGGCGCGCGCGGGATCGGCTGCGTCTGGTCTTCAGCGCACATGTCCGACGAGGACGCAGCGGCGGTGCTGCGCGATTATGTCGGGCATGACGCGTTTGCGGCGCGCATGATCCCGTTCGAGCCCGGCTATCGCGAGGCGCAATGGGTCAAGAATTGCGTCGCGGTCGGGCTGTCGGGCGGGTTCCTCGAGCCATTGGAATCTACGGGCGTGGTGCTGATCGAGGCGGCGGTGGCGATGATCGCCGAGCTGTTTCCGCTGGGTGGCCCCGCCGACGCGCCCGCCGCGCGGTTCAACCAGCTGATCGCGGCGCGCTACGAGAGCATCATCAACTTTTTGAAACTGCATTATTGCCTGAGCCGGCGCAGCGAGCCCTTCTGGCGCGACAATGCCGATCCTGCATCGATTCCGCCCGCGCTGCAGGCACTGCTGGGCGAATGGCGCCGGCGTCCGCCGAGCCGCTTCGATTTCCTGCTCGATCTCGAGAGCTTCGCCTTCTTCAACTATCAGTACATCCTCTACGGGATGGAATTCCGCACCGATCTGTCCGGAAGCCGCGGCGATTTCCCCGCGATGGCGGCGGCCGAGAAATTGTTCGCCCGCATCCGCGGCTTCGGCGAACGCGCCACCGCGGATTTGCCGAGCCACCGCACACTGATCCGCCAGATCAACGAAGGCCTGTCGCTGGCGGGGTGA
- a CDS encoding type II toxin-antitoxin system Phd/YefM family antitoxin has protein sequence MKVIGSREFNQDVSAAKRIARLEPVFVTDRGKPTHVLMSIDAFRRMSGRRESILDLLAMPGARETELAPPERWDRPEPR, from the coding sequence ATGAAGGTGATCGGCAGCCGCGAATTCAACCAGGACGTCAGCGCCGCCAAGCGAATCGCGCGACTCGAACCGGTGTTCGTCACCGATCGCGGTAAGCCCACGCATGTGCTGATGAGCATCGACGCCTTCCGCCGGATGAGCGGCCGGCGCGAAAGCATCCTCGACCTGCTCGCGATGCCCGGCGCCCGGGAAACCGAACTGGCGCCGCCCGAGCGCTGGGACCGTCCCGAACCACGCTGA
- a CDS encoding type II toxin-antitoxin system VapC family toxin gives MYLLDTPIVFELRRARAGEADPGLAAWAASVARERLFLSAISLVELEATIERTTRHDKTAGAALRSWLDVQLLPAFEGHILALDAAVARRRGQLALVDTRDALFAATALEHGLTLVTRNLAAFKGTRVKLFDPRDYRASDEEDTDWRTAVRSSAAWLRNPFVRS, from the coding sequence ATGTACCTCCTCGACACGCCGATAGTCTTCGAACTGCGCAGGGCCCGCGCCGGCGAGGCTGATCCGGGGCTCGCCGCCTGGGCTGCAAGCGTGGCGCGCGAGCGGCTATTCCTGTCAGCGATCAGCCTCGTCGAGCTGGAGGCCACGATCGAGCGGACCACGCGGCACGACAAAACCGCCGGCGCGGCGCTGCGCAGCTGGCTCGACGTCCAGCTGCTGCCGGCGTTCGAGGGTCATATCCTCGCGCTCGACGCGGCAGTCGCGCGCCGCCGCGGCCAGCTCGCGCTCGTCGACACCCGCGACGCGCTGTTCGCCGCCACTGCGCTCGAGCACGGCCTGACGCTCGTCACCCGCAACCTCGCAGCCTTCAAAGGCACCCGCGTCAAGCTGTTCGACCCGCGCGACTATCGCGCCAGCGACGAAGAGGACACCGATTGGCGCACCGCTGTGCGCAGCAGCGCGGCGTGGCTGCGTAACCCGTTCGTCCGGAGCTGA
- a CDS encoding lysoplasmalogenase family protein has product MDARIARLLFLAALVAGGSYYATHWIAAAPTINAVWKGAGVGLLALWAATQARSVDGWLIAAALGLGALGDVLLETHGLTTGAIAFLAGHVVAVVLYLRNREGALWQAMVIAVAVAATGWALPADRAAAPGIALYAAGLGAMFGTAAISCFPQRSVALGAALFVLSDLLIFGQIGPLAGSALPGLLIWPTYFAGQALIAWGVVRSLRT; this is encoded by the coding sequence ATGGACGCCCGGATCGCTCGCTTGCTCTTCCTCGCCGCGCTGGTCGCCGGGGGCAGCTATTATGCGACGCACTGGATCGCCGCCGCGCCGACGATCAACGCGGTCTGGAAGGGAGCGGGCGTCGGGCTGCTGGCGTTGTGGGCGGCGACGCAGGCACGCTCGGTCGACGGCTGGCTGATCGCTGCGGCTTTGGGGCTGGGCGCACTGGGCGATGTACTGCTGGAAACGCACGGGCTGACGACCGGTGCTATCGCTTTTCTTGCGGGTCATGTCGTCGCTGTGGTGCTGTACCTGCGCAACCGCGAGGGCGCGTTGTGGCAGGCAATGGTGATCGCGGTGGCGGTGGCGGCGACGGGATGGGCATTGCCGGCAGACCGGGCGGCGGCGCCCGGTATCGCGCTGTACGCCGCGGGGCTCGGCGCGATGTTCGGCACCGCCGCGATCAGCTGCTTCCCGCAGAGGAGCGTGGCGCTGGGCGCCGCATTGTTCGTGCTGTCGGATCTGCTCATCTTTGGCCAGATCGGGCCATTGGCCGGGTCGGCGCTGCCGGGACTGCTGATCTGGCCGACTTATTTCGCCGGACAGGCGTTGATCGCCTGGGGCGTCGTGCGGAGCCTGAGGACATGA
- the trmFO gene encoding methylenetetrahydrofolate--tRNA-(uracil(54)-C(5))-methyltransferase (FADH(2)-oxidizing) TrmFO produces the protein MTHDIHIIGGGLAGSEAAWQLASAGYKVKLSEMRGSGSMTAAHQSDRLAELVCSNSFRSDDAERNAVGLLHQEMRDLGSLILTQGDIHKVPAGSALAVDRDGFADGVTAALAAHPNITIVRERVDQLPAEGLTIVATGPLTAPGLAESIGTATGKESLAFFDAIAPIVHFESIDFTTAWYQSRWNKGEGKDYINCPMSKDEYVAFHAGLLAGEKTEYREWENVPYFEGCMPIEVMAERGVDTLRYGPMKGVGLDDPRTGRWPYAVVQLRQDNASGTLWNMVGFQTKLKYGAQVELFRTIPGLENAEFARLGGLHRNTFIRSPELLDPTLRLKSRPNIRFAGQITGCEGYVESAAIGLLAGRFAATELAGQILPPPPRETALGALLAHITGEAEVETYQPMNVNFGLFPPIEGRSKKADRKLMYTSRAREAFNGWLPA, from the coding sequence GTGACTCATGACATCCACATCATCGGCGGCGGCCTTGCCGGCTCCGAAGCCGCCTGGCAGCTCGCTTCGGCCGGGTACAAGGTCAAGCTTTCCGAAATGCGCGGCTCCGGCAGCATGACCGCCGCACACCAGAGCGACCGCCTCGCCGAACTGGTCTGCTCCAACTCGTTCCGCTCGGATGACGCCGAGCGCAATGCGGTCGGGCTGCTCCATCAAGAGATGCGCGATCTCGGCTCGCTGATCCTGACCCAGGGCGACATCCACAAGGTCCCCGCCGGCTCGGCACTGGCGGTAGACCGCGACGGTTTTGCCGACGGCGTGACTGCGGCACTGGCGGCGCACCCGAACATCACTATCGTCCGCGAGCGGGTCGACCAATTGCCCGCCGAGGGTCTGACCATCGTCGCCACCGGGCCGCTCACTGCCCCCGGCCTCGCCGAAAGCATCGGCACCGCGACCGGCAAGGAGAGCCTCGCCTTTTTCGACGCGATCGCGCCGATCGTCCATTTCGAGAGCATCGACTTCACCACCGCCTGGTACCAGTCCCGCTGGAACAAGGGCGAGGGCAAGGATTACATCAACTGCCCGATGTCGAAGGACGAATATGTCGCCTTCCACGCCGGGCTGCTCGCCGGCGAGAAGACCGAATATCGCGAGTGGGAGAACGTCCCTTATTTCGAAGGCTGCATGCCAATCGAAGTGATGGCCGAGCGCGGTGTCGACACGTTGCGCTACGGCCCGATGAAGGGCGTCGGGCTCGACGATCCACGCACCGGGCGCTGGCCCTATGCCGTGGTCCAGCTGCGCCAGGATAATGCGTCTGGCACGCTGTGGAACATGGTTGGCTTCCAGACCAAGCTCAAATATGGCGCGCAAGTCGAGCTGTTCCGCACCATTCCCGGGCTGGAGAACGCCGAGTTCGCGCGGCTGGGCGGGCTGCACCGCAACACTTTCATCCGCTCGCCCGAATTGCTCGATCCCACGCTGCGCCTCAAATCGCGCCCGAACATCCGCTTCGCCGGCCAGATCACCGGCTGCGAAGGCTATGTCGAGAGCGCCGCGATCGGGCTGCTGGCGGGGCGGTTCGCCGCCACCGAGCTGGCGGGGCAAATACTTCCGCCGCCGCCGCGCGAGACCGCGCTCGGCGCGCTGCTCGCGCACATCACCGGTGAGGCGGAGGTGGAGACCTACCAGCCGATGAACGTCAATTTCGGCCTGTTTCCGCCGATCGAGGGCCGCTCGAAAAAGGCCGATCGCAAGCTGATGTATACCAGCCGGGCGCGCGAAGCGTTCAACGGCTGGCTGCCCGCCTAG
- a CDS encoding EF-hand domain-containing protein, producing the protein MWRYFAGAGAAALLMLAGMFLFRGSAASEFKLPAAPAARAAAAIADEPLPADAPKASAKTREQKRFDRFDKDRNDAVTREEYLVARHKAFAKLDTNHDGRLDFDEWAIKTTTKFAGADADKSGALTRAEFVATAPKPRAGAKPRCVCPAAPVKEEAED; encoded by the coding sequence ATGTGGCGCTATTTCGCAGGCGCGGGCGCAGCGGCGTTGCTGATGCTCGCAGGCATGTTCCTGTTTCGCGGCTCGGCCGCTTCCGAGTTCAAACTTCCAGCGGCCCCGGCGGCCCGCGCCGCGGCGGCGATAGCCGACGAGCCACTGCCGGCAGACGCGCCCAAGGCGAGCGCAAAGACGCGCGAGCAGAAGCGCTTCGACCGATTCGACAAGGACCGCAACGATGCGGTGACTCGCGAGGAATATCTGGTCGCGCGGCACAAGGCCTTCGCCAAGCTCGATACCAACCATGACGGGCGGCTCGACTTCGACGAATGGGCGATCAAGACCACGACAAAATTCGCCGGTGCGGACGCCGACAAGTCAGGCGCACTGACCCGAGCGGAGTTCGTCGCGACGGCACCCAAGCCACGCGCCGGGGCAAAGCCCCGCTGCGTCTGCCCGGCCGCTCCGGTGAAGGAAGAGGCCGAGGACTAG
- the rsmD gene encoding 16S rRNA (guanine(966)-N(2))-methyltransferase RsmD: MRIIAGEWRGRQLVAPKGDTTRPTADRTREALFSMLVSRVGSFEGLAVADLFAGSGALGLEALSRGAASCLFVEHDKAAIDALKTNIAKLGAKGAEIRATSALALGPAVKPLDLILMDPPYGTGAGVVTLDKLGRLGWAGPATWISIETAKAEEIELAGFEVDATRVYGKARVTLLRKV; the protein is encoded by the coding sequence ATGCGGATCATCGCCGGAGAATGGCGGGGCCGCCAGCTGGTCGCGCCCAAGGGTGACACGACTCGCCCCACCGCCGATCGTACCCGCGAGGCGTTGTTCTCGATGCTCGTCAGCCGCGTCGGCAGCTTCGAAGGACTCGCTGTCGCCGATCTGTTTGCGGGTTCGGGCGCGCTCGGGCTCGAGGCATTGTCGCGCGGCGCCGCCTCGTGCCTGTTCGTCGAGCACGACAAGGCCGCGATCGACGCGCTCAAGACCAATATCGCCAAACTGGGTGCAAAGGGCGCCGAAATCCGCGCCACCTCGGCACTGGCGCTCGGCCCGGCGGTCAAGCCGCTCGACCTGATCCTGATGGACCCGCCTTATGGCACCGGCGCTGGCGTGGTGACGCTCGACAAGCTCGGCCGCCTTGGCTGGGCCGGCCCCGCGACCTGGATCAGCATCGAGACTGCGAAGGCCGAAGAGATCGAACTCGCCGGCTTCGAAGTCGACGCGACTCGCGTTTACGGCAAGGCCCGCGTCACGCTGTTGCGGAAAGTCTGA
- a CDS encoding MFS transporter — MAAAPIASHRRILFASLVGTSVEFYDFYIYATAAALVFPALFFPATDPALAQLASYASFSVAFFARPLGGLVFGHFGDRMGRKSTLVASLMLMGISTVLIAFLPTYAMIGWVAPALLCLLRFGQGLGLGGEWGGASLLAVENAPPGWTNRYGAFPPLGAPVGFIFANGFFLLLGALLSDDQFREWGWRLPFLASAVLVGLGLWVRVKLTETPAFVAAQESAPPPRIPVGELFRDHWLPTLAGTVGTVACFALFYISTVFIIGYATKGLGYDRETFLAVELAAILFMAAGIWIASSLADRSSATRVLAIGCVATVAAGLTIGLFVTAGALASVFAWLAAGLFVMGFVYGPLGGWLPSLFPARVRYTGVSVTFNLGGIIGGGLTPLIAAALVEKGGLVLVGYYLAGAAILSLVGLALVSRKSRLA, encoded by the coding sequence ATGGCCGCCGCACCGATCGCATCGCATCGCCGCATCCTGTTCGCGAGCCTGGTGGGGACTTCGGTCGAGTTCTACGACTTCTACATCTACGCGACGGCCGCGGCCTTGGTGTTTCCGGCATTGTTCTTCCCCGCGACCGATCCCGCGCTTGCCCAGCTTGCTTCCTATGCGAGCTTCAGCGTCGCCTTTTTCGCGCGCCCGCTGGGCGGGCTGGTGTTCGGGCATTTCGGCGATCGGATGGGGCGCAAGTCGACTTTGGTCGCCTCGCTGATGCTGATGGGCATCTCGACCGTCCTGATCGCCTTCCTGCCGACCTATGCGATGATCGGCTGGGTGGCGCCTGCCCTGCTCTGTCTGCTCCGCTTCGGCCAAGGGCTCGGGCTGGGGGGTGAATGGGGCGGGGCGTCGCTGCTCGCCGTCGAGAACGCGCCGCCGGGCTGGACCAATCGCTATGGTGCGTTTCCGCCGCTCGGCGCGCCGGTGGGGTTCATCTTCGCCAACGGCTTCTTCCTGCTGCTCGGCGCGCTGCTGAGCGACGACCAGTTCCGCGAATGGGGCTGGCGGCTGCCGTTCCTTGCCAGCGCGGTGCTGGTCGGGCTGGGGCTGTGGGTGCGGGTCAAGCTGACCGAGACGCCGGCATTCGTCGCTGCGCAGGAAAGCGCACCGCCGCCGCGCATTCCGGTAGGCGAGCTGTTTCGCGACCACTGGCTGCCGACGCTGGCGGGGACCGTCGGCACCGTCGCCTGCTTTGCGCTGTTCTACATCTCGACCGTGTTCATCATCGGCTATGCGACGAAGGGGCTCGGCTATGATCGCGAGACCTTCCTTGCGGTGGAGCTGGCGGCGATCCTGTTCATGGCGGCAGGGATCTGGATCGCTTCCAGCCTCGCGGATCGCAGCAGCGCCACGCGCGTGCTCGCGATCGGCTGCGTCGCGACGGTTGCGGCGGGGCTGACGATCGGGCTGTTCGTCACCGCGGGGGCGCTGGCGAGCGTGTTCGCGTGGCTGGCGGCCGGGCTGTTCGTGATGGGGTTCGTCTATGGGCCTTTGGGCGGCTGGCTGCCGAGCCTGTTTCCGGCGCGGGTGCGCTATACCGGCGTGTCGGTGACCTTCAATCTCGGCGGGATCATAGGCGGGGGACTGACGCCGCTGATCGCGGCGGCCCTGGTCGAGAAAGGCGGGCTGGTGCTGGTGGGCTATTATCTCGCCGGCGCGGCGATACTGAGCCTGGTGGGGCTGGCGCTGGTATCGCGGAAGAGCCGCCTGGCGTGA